Proteins found in one Zea mays cultivar B73 chromosome 1, Zm-B73-REFERENCE-NAM-5.0, whole genome shotgun sequence genomic segment:
- the LOC100273403 gene encoding Putative ALA-interacting subunit 2-like: MDEASTSASGAATRRGFVPARSGVFYRFTQQNLPAWKPAMTPGCIIAMFLIIGIIFIPFGLLCLQTSNHIAEIIYRYDVDCVPDAYRGNRQAYIKDSSISKNCTLEAKVLEYMRAPIYVYYELENFYQNHRRYVKSRSDKQLRFGAKYTADSCSPVEWDNNGSPIVPCGLIAWSLFNDTYGFTRGSKEIKVNRKNISWKSDREHKFGKHVFPSNFQNGTLIGGGKLDPTVPLSEQEDLIVWMRTSALPKFRKLYGVIEDDLHADETIAIFVGNNYNTYTFGGKKSIVLSTASWLGGKNDFLGHAYIVTGSLSIIISILFALIHVKYPRPQGDPNCLSWNRKNSNS, from the exons ATGGACGAAGCGAGCACCTCCGCGTCCGGCGCCGCGACGAGGCGCGGCTTCGTGCCTGCGAGATCGGGAG TTTTCTATAGGTTCACCCAGCAGAACCTCCCAGCTTGGAAGCCAGCAATGACACCTGGATGT ATAATAGCAATGTTCTTGATTATCGGAATAATTTTCATACCTTTCGGGCTTCTTTGTCTCCAAACTTCAAATCAT ATTGCAGAAATCATCTACCGCTATGATGTTGACTGTGTGCCTGATGCTTACAGAGGAAATAGGCAAGCTTATATTAAGGACAGCTCGATTTCTAAGAACTGTACTCTGGAAGCGAAG GTTCTGGAATACATGAGAGCACCAATTTATGTTTATTATGAACTTGAGAATTTCTATCAGAATCACCGCAG GTATGTCAAAAGTAGAAGCGATAAACAGCTGCGTTTTGGGGCAAAATACACGGCCGACTCGTGCAGTCCTGTTGAGTGGGATAATAATGGTTCCCCAATTGTTCCCTGCGGCTTGATTGCCTGGAGCTTATTCAATGATACATATGGTTTTACTCGTGGGTCCAAGGAAATAAAGGTCAACAGGAAAAACATTTCATGGAAGAGCGACCGGGAGCATAAGTTTGGCAAACATGTGTTTCCTTCCAACTTTCAGAACGGAACCTTGATTGGAGGGGGGAAACTCGACCCTACTGTCCCA CTGAGTGAACAGGAAGACCTTATTGTGTGGATGAGGACATCCGCTCTCCCCAAATTTCGAAAGCTCTATGGTGTGATTGAAGACGACCTGCATGCGGATGAGACCATAGCTATTTTCGTAGGAAACAATTACAACACCTACACTTTTGGTGGAAAGAAGAGCATAGTCCTGTCGACTGCGTCCTGGCTAGGCGGCAAGAACGACTTCCTTGGACACGCTTATATTGTCACTGGTTCGTTGAGCATCATCATATCGATTCTCTTTGCTCTGATCCATGTGAAGTACCCAAG GCCGCAAGGTGACCCCAATTGCCTATCCTGGAACAGGAAAAACAGCAATAGCTAA
- the LOC100273403 gene encoding putative ALA-interacting subunit 2-like isoform X1, translated as MTPGCIIAMFLIIGIIFIPFGLLCLQTSNHIAEIIYRYDVDCVPDAYRGNRQAYIKDSSISKNCTLEAKVLEYMRAPIYVYYELENFYQNHRRYVKSRSDKQLRFGAKYTADSCSPVEWDNNGSPIVPCGLIAWSLFNDTYGFTRGSKEIKVNRKNISWKSDREHKFGKHVFPSNFQNGTLIGGGKLDPTVPLSEQEDLIVWMRTSALPKFRKLYGVIEDDLHADETIAIFVGNNYNTYTFGGKKSIVLSTASWLGGKNDFLGHAYIVTGSLSIIISILFALIHVKYPRPQGDPNCLSWNRKNSNS; from the exons ATGACACCTGGATGT ATAATAGCAATGTTCTTGATTATCGGAATAATTTTCATACCTTTCGGGCTTCTTTGTCTCCAAACTTCAAATCAT ATTGCAGAAATCATCTACCGCTATGATGTTGACTGTGTGCCTGATGCTTACAGAGGAAATAGGCAAGCTTATATTAAGGACAGCTCGATTTCTAAGAACTGTACTCTGGAAGCGAAG GTTCTGGAATACATGAGAGCACCAATTTATGTTTATTATGAACTTGAGAATTTCTATCAGAATCACCGCAG GTATGTCAAAAGTAGAAGCGATAAACAGCTGCGTTTTGGGGCAAAATACACGGCCGACTCGTGCAGTCCTGTTGAGTGGGATAATAATGGTTCCCCAATTGTTCCCTGCGGCTTGATTGCCTGGAGCTTATTCAATGATACATATGGTTTTACTCGTGGGTCCAAGGAAATAAAGGTCAACAGGAAAAACATTTCATGGAAGAGCGACCGGGAGCATAAGTTTGGCAAACATGTGTTTCCTTCCAACTTTCAGAACGGAACCTTGATTGGAGGGGGGAAACTCGACCCTACTGTCCCA CTGAGTGAACAGGAAGACCTTATTGTGTGGATGAGGACATCCGCTCTCCCCAAATTTCGAAAGCTCTATGGTGTGATTGAAGACGACCTGCATGCGGATGAGACCATAGCTATTTTCGTAGGAAACAATTACAACACCTACACTTTTGGTGGAAAGAAGAGCATAGTCCTGTCGACTGCGTCCTGGCTAGGCGGCAAGAACGACTTCCTTGGACACGCTTATATTGTCACTGGTTCGTTGAGCATCATCATATCGATTCTCTTTGCTCTGATCCATGTGAAGTACCCAAG GCCGCAAGGTGACCCCAATTGCCTATCCTGGAACAGGAAAAACAGCAATAGCTAA